In Candidatus Abyssobacteria bacterium SURF_5, a single window of DNA contains:
- a CDS encoding XRE family transcriptional regulator, whose amino-acid sequence MQEMKVGEKIKKLREEKGLSLPELAEKSGFSSALLSQIENHMISPPLGTLIKIGQALEVPIGHFFEDRSEAPFVIVRAEERRHVSRVASKEGIKFGYRYESLAQDKKNRFMEPFLVTLEPATKKDRNAYSHEGEEFIFVLDGEMEVTLEDHTDVLRPGDCIYFESKLRHRVECIGEKETTILAVIHAPHK is encoded by the coding sequence ATACAGGAGATGAAAGTCGGCGAGAAAATCAAAAAACTGAGAGAGGAAAAGGGGTTATCCCTGCCTGAGCTGGCGGAAAAATCGGGGTTCTCCTCCGCGCTGCTCTCCCAGATCGAAAACCACATGATCTCGCCGCCGCTTGGCACGCTCATCAAAATCGGCCAGGCTCTCGAAGTGCCGATCGGCCATTTCTTTGAGGACAGGTCCGAGGCCCCATTCGTCATCGTTCGCGCCGAGGAGCGGCGGCACGTATCGCGAGTCGCCTCGAAAGAAGGCATAAAATTCGGATACCGCTACGAGTCGCTCGCCCAGGACAAGAAGAACCGCTTCATGGAGCCGTTCCTGGTTACGCTCGAACCCGCCACCAAGAAAGACCGCAACGCATACTCGCACGAAGGCGAGGAGTTCATCTTCGTGCTCGACGGCGAAATGGAAGTGACGCTCGAAGACCATACCGACGTGCTGCGTCCCGGCGACTGCATCTACTTCGAATCGAAGCTTCGCCATCGCGTCGAATGCATCGGCGAAAAGGAAACCACTATTCTCGCCGTTATCCACGCCCCGCACAAATAG
- a CDS encoding 2-oxoacid:ferredoxin oxidoreductase subunit gamma, with protein MYTDVIMAGFGGQGIMLIGDILAYAAMFEGKRVTYMPTYGVEMRGGTANCTIMVSDEEIGSPMTGHPHAVIVMNGPSLSKFQPRVRLGGFMLVNTSLVDAAQVNRTDIDVLLLPANQIAQEMGNDKIANMVALGGYVERTQVVSMESITKSLPKAIAERYHKTLPLNTKAIETGARLARKG; from the coding sequence ATGTACACCGATGTGATCATGGCCGGGTTTGGCGGACAGGGCATCATGCTGATCGGCGACATCCTGGCCTACGCCGCGATGTTCGAGGGCAAGCGCGTCACCTACATGCCCACGTACGGCGTCGAGATGAGAGGCGGCACCGCAAATTGCACCATCATGGTGTCCGATGAGGAGATCGGCTCGCCGATGACCGGACATCCCCACGCCGTCATCGTCATGAACGGGCCGTCGCTCTCCAAATTCCAGCCGCGCGTGAGGCTGGGCGGATTCATGTTGGTCAACACCTCGCTGGTCGACGCCGCTCAAGTGAACAGAACCGACATCGACGTTTTGCTTTTGCCGGCAAACCAGATAGCGCAGGAAATGGGGAACGACAAAATCGCGAATATGGTGGCCCTCGGCGGTTATGTCGAGCGCACGCAGGTGGTATCGATGGAAAGCATCACGAAATCACTTCCCAAGGCAATCGCGGAGCGATATCATAAGACCTTACCGCTGAACACCAAAGCTATAGAAACCGGAGCGCGTCTCGCGCGCAAAGGATGA